Proteins encoded within one genomic window of Streptomyces sp. NBC_00523:
- a CDS encoding FtsX-like permease family protein, which produces MTGFVFLRVRAHRLLLAAAVLAVLLTTSVLAALTAFSGSVGDAALRHTLTHRSAVPASLVVSAQLDPEERQPADAAARKAARETFDGLPVTVRKLEASGPYALPRSLQDPAARRGDPDLTHFASLDRSRVRLTAGRMPAAGAGKSGAPVEVALPATAAEALSLKPGARLRLTDRLGGKPADVVITGLYKAADQADPYWQLDELGGRGVRKVVFTTYGPLLTDPAVLGSGRTTSGEVSWLASADFRSVTTDRTAALREAATAGPKKLLAAPEFQDGGTARTSLPTVLEQIDRALLVSRSTLTIVAVQLVLLAGYALLLVARLLSSERAGETELLRARGGSRARITWLASVEALLLALPAALVAPLLSGPLTRLLADRSELSRIGLRLDTGVTGQVWLVAAVTALACALAVVAPALAAGGGGRRTTRSAALPGPVRAGADLALLLVAAVAYWQLDRQTKGSGSGALSGDRAGGFGIDPLLVAAPALALLAGTVLTLRLLPPAARLAERRASGGRGLATALAGWQFSRRPLRGAGPVLLLVLAVAMGMLAIGQSASWNRSQSDQADFRSGASVRMTAGVNADPAKAPAYGQLPGVREAAPAYRTTVGLSGERTAEILALDTAHADERMLMRDDLGNGPVAGLFDTLTPPKAARVGLPLPERSTRLHFDVRISAEDAPRKASPSGMTARVSVLLEDRYGLPYQVVAGSVPADGKAHPLSVAVAPAGGFAVTGIEVSGKQPVEHAEAQRLAVSALRTTAADGTEHPVPVPDGFRWQGEKTEDSLLEEPKPGVPLSPAASAATPLAVGYSTGSVTAEDAAYSIPTIGVRLTAARPEAPALNAVATDAYLKATGAKPGRQTDVTLAGETVRVTITRTVHRLPTTGPGSGSSSASADSQRARDGGALLLDLRALGEVFAARPTARLTATEWWMSTESGRTAEVAAALRALPDTDPVQVQVRDETADELVTDPLGAGPQSALLAVAVIAAALAAVGFAVAAVGSQRERSAEFAVLRALGTPRRQLARMTAAEQGVLIAIALLVGALLGALLTRAVVPLIVLTGQAAQPVPPVLVQLPPGQVAALLAGVAALPLLIVAALTLRRADPAISLRTQGDN; this is translated from the coding sequence GTGACGGGGTTCGTCTTTCTGCGGGTGAGGGCGCACCGGCTCCTCCTCGCGGCGGCCGTGCTGGCCGTGCTCCTGACCACCTCGGTCCTGGCCGCGCTCACCGCGTTCTCCGGTTCCGTCGGCGACGCCGCGCTGCGCCACACGCTCACCCACCGCTCCGCCGTCCCCGCCTCGCTGGTGGTCTCCGCGCAGCTGGATCCGGAGGAGCGGCAGCCGGCCGACGCGGCGGCGCGCAAGGCCGCCCGGGAGACCTTCGACGGGCTGCCGGTGACCGTACGGAAGCTGGAGGCGTCCGGCCCGTACGCGCTGCCGCGCAGCCTCCAGGACCCGGCCGCCCGGCGCGGTGACCCCGACCTCACGCACTTCGCCTCGCTGGACCGCAGCCGCGTCCGCCTCACCGCCGGACGCATGCCCGCCGCCGGAGCCGGGAAGAGCGGCGCCCCCGTCGAGGTGGCCCTGCCCGCGACCGCCGCCGAGGCGCTGTCGCTGAAGCCCGGCGCCCGGCTGAGGCTCACCGACCGGCTGGGCGGCAAGCCGGCCGACGTCGTGATCACCGGGCTCTACAAGGCCGCCGACCAGGCCGACCCGTACTGGCAGCTGGACGAGCTCGGCGGGCGCGGCGTCCGCAAGGTCGTCTTCACCACGTACGGCCCCCTGCTCACGGACCCCGCCGTGCTCGGCTCCGGCCGGACCACCTCGGGCGAGGTGTCCTGGCTGGCCTCCGCCGACTTCCGCTCGGTCACCACGGACCGGACGGCGGCACTGCGCGAGGCGGCGACCGCCGGTCCGAAGAAGCTGCTGGCCGCCCCGGAGTTCCAGGACGGGGGCACCGCGCGGACCTCGCTGCCCACCGTCCTCGAACAGATCGACCGGGCCCTGCTCGTCTCCCGCTCGACGCTCACCATCGTGGCCGTGCAACTGGTCCTGCTCGCCGGATACGCCCTGCTCCTCGTGGCCCGGCTGCTCAGCAGCGAGCGCGCGGGCGAGACCGAGCTGCTGCGGGCGCGCGGCGGCTCGCGGGCCCGGATCACCTGGCTCGCGTCCGTCGAGGCACTGCTCCTCGCGCTGCCCGCCGCCCTCGTCGCGCCCCTGCTCTCCGGCCCGCTGACCCGGCTCCTCGCGGACCGCAGCGAGCTGTCCCGGATCGGGCTCCGGCTGGACACCGGCGTCACCGGACAGGTGTGGCTGGTGGCCGCCGTCACCGCGCTGGCCTGCGCGCTCGCCGTCGTGGCGCCCGCCCTCGCCGCGGGCGGCGGGGGACGGCGCACCACCCGGTCCGCCGCGCTGCCGGGCCCGGTGCGGGCGGGCGCCGACCTCGCGCTGCTGCTCGTCGCGGCGGTGGCGTACTGGCAGCTGGACCGGCAGACGAAGGGCTCGGGGAGCGGTGCGCTCAGCGGGGACCGGGCCGGCGGGTTCGGGATCGACCCGCTGCTGGTGGCCGCGCCCGCGCTGGCCCTGCTCGCCGGGACCGTACTGACGCTGCGTCTGCTGCCGCCCGCCGCCAGGCTCGCGGAGCGGCGCGCTTCCGGCGGACGGGGGCTGGCGACCGCGCTGGCGGGCTGGCAGTTCAGCCGCCGGCCGCTGCGGGGCGCCGGGCCGGTGCTGCTGCTGGTCCTCGCGGTGGCGATGGGCATGCTGGCGATCGGGCAGAGCGCGTCGTGGAACCGCTCGCAGAGCGACCAGGCCGACTTCAGGTCCGGAGCCTCGGTGCGCATGACCGCCGGCGTCAACGCGGACCCGGCGAAGGCACCCGCGTACGGACAGCTGCCGGGGGTGCGCGAGGCGGCGCCCGCCTACCGCACGACGGTGGGCCTCTCCGGCGAGCGCACCGCCGAGATCCTCGCCCTGGACACCGCGCACGCCGACGAGCGGATGCTGATGCGCGACGACCTCGGGAACGGCCCGGTGGCGGGGCTCTTCGACACCCTGACCCCGCCGAAGGCCGCCCGCGTCGGGCTGCCGCTGCCGGAGCGCAGCACCCGGCTCCACTTCGACGTACGGATATCCGCCGAGGACGCCCCCCGCAAGGCCTCGCCGTCCGGCATGACCGCCCGGGTCTCCGTCCTCCTGGAGGACCGCTACGGGCTGCCCTACCAGGTCGTCGCCGGGTCCGTCCCGGCCGACGGGAAGGCGCACCCGCTCTCCGTCGCCGTGGCGCCCGCCGGCGGGTTCGCCGTCACCGGGATCGAGGTGAGCGGCAAGCAGCCCGTCGAGCACGCGGAGGCGCAGCGGCTGGCCGTGAGCGCGCTGCGGACCACCGCCGCCGACGGCACCGAGCACCCCGTCCCGGTCCCCGACGGGTTCCGCTGGCAGGGCGAGAAGACCGAGGACTCCCTCCTGGAGGAGCCGAAGCCGGGCGTGCCGCTCTCCCCCGCCGCGTCGGCCGCCACCCCCCTCGCCGTCGGCTACTCCACCGGATCGGTCACCGCCGAGGACGCGGCGTACTCGATTCCCACCATCGGCGTGCGGCTCACCGCGGCCCGGCCCGAGGCCCCGGCGCTGAACGCCGTGGCCACGGACGCGTACCTCAAGGCGACCGGTGCCAAGCCCGGCCGGCAGACCGATGTGACCCTGGCCGGGGAGACGGTCCGGGTGACGATCACCCGGACCGTGCACCGGCTGCCCACCACCGGCCCCGGCTCGGGCTCCTCCAGCGCGTCCGCCGATTCCCAGCGGGCCCGGGACGGCGGGGCGCTCCTGCTGGACCTGCGCGCCCTCGGCGAGGTCTTCGCCGCCCGCCCGACCGCGCGGCTGACCGCCACGGAGTGGTGGATGAGCACCGAATCCGGCCGGACCGCGGAGGTGGCCGCCGCGCTGCGCGCGCTGCCCGACACCGACCCCGTCCAGGTCCAGGTGCGCGACGAGACCGCCGACGAGCTGGTCACCGACCCGCTGGGGGCGGGCCCGCAGTCCGCGCTGCTCGCCGTCGCGGTGATCGCCGCCGCGCTGGCCGCGGTCGGCTTCGCGGTGGCCGCGGTCGGCTCGCAGCGGGAACGTTCCGCCGAGTTCGCCGTGCTCCGCGCGCTGGGCACCCCGCGCCGCCAGCTGGCCCGGATGACCGCCGCCGAGCAGGGCGTCCTGATCGCGATCGCGCTGCTCGTCGGGGCCCTGCTCGGGGCCCTGCTGACCCGGGCGGTCGTGCCGTTGATCGTGCTGACCGGGCAGGCGGCCCAGCCGGTGCCGCCGGTCCTGGTCCAGCTGCCGCCCGGCCAGGTCGCCGCACTGCTGGCCGGAGTCGCCGCGCTGCCCCTGCTCATCGTCGCCGCTCTCACCCTGCGCCGCGCCGACCCCGCGATCTCGCTGCGCACCCAGGGGGACAACTGA
- a CDS encoding FtsX-like permease family protein — protein MRARPATACAPWVRTRLRTAPGAACAFALLVLVTAFLAAAFPRSVDAYETKGLRHDLGTATPPHSVVEFKRPQPGLELRPAAREVAVREDTMASVDAQVLKRLPAPLRADTAESAYGVRTSTPIAAQEPWFPRPFGLDPTLTYVTQSGLSSHATLRTGSWPATRGTVSMTTGEVEAAVTEETAKALRIKTGATIAVPTRGDDTLTVRITGIVAPKNPAGSYWSAEPLLRTPSLVAKPTKDTPRYYWIAALLLPPDAAPALLSTPGQPELYWRIAPDVSHLTALDVPRLRTSVASLEGGPGLLAMRDVAGATVNTTTDLDEILTGYDGMRTAIQPVVTVAAVGIGAVAAVVLLMTGGLLAGRRHAELALLRARGGSLRGIGGRLLAETAVTAVPAGALGLLLAVLAVGEARLWPAAVGAGAVVALVCAALPLRAALQHRTPQTHIGRDDLATARPSRRRTVAELTLLVLAVGAVFALRRRGTDAEGGTDLLVSAAPVLVGLIAAVVLVRLYPLPLRLALRSVSRLRGAIGFLSLARAGRTSASGTLPLLALLVALTTAAFGGSVLAGVADARDDAAVLATGADARVTGAADSVPLSAGLVRAMEQAEGVRGSARVQVEFGVALPAADNGTQDARGATLIGVDPATYAALARSTGLGPFSADGLRAKGAAVREGTRPDEDRVVPALVSPSVAERLGDRPLGLRALAGNFKVKAVATVTRTPAVDGSSFIVVDAAAFTHRQTTALLLTGDGLDAKELRAAARHSGEKAAVQLRSEERATYVDTPMQSGAERIYLAAIIAGAGYALLAVLLSLLQTAPERTTLLARLRTMGLTSRQGGRLLGFEALPQALLAAGGGLLVGWATIALLAPGIDLVRLALSSGPGTGPLATAPLRTDPWSLVLPALGVIVLTGAVAGVQAWWAGRRGSITELRAGDSR, from the coding sequence ATGCGTGCCCGCCCCGCCACCGCCTGCGCCCCCTGGGTGCGCACCCGGCTGCGCACGGCACCCGGCGCCGCCTGCGCGTTCGCGCTGCTGGTGCTGGTGACCGCGTTCCTCGCCGCCGCCTTCCCGCGCTCCGTCGACGCGTACGAGACGAAGGGGCTGCGCCACGACCTCGGTACGGCGACCCCGCCGCACAGCGTGGTGGAGTTCAAGCGCCCCCAGCCCGGCCTCGAACTGCGCCCGGCGGCACGCGAGGTCGCGGTGCGCGAGGACACCATGGCCTCCGTCGACGCGCAGGTCCTGAAGCGGCTGCCCGCCCCGCTGCGCGCCGACACCGCCGAGTCGGCGTACGGGGTGCGCACCTCGACGCCGATCGCGGCCCAGGAGCCGTGGTTCCCGCGCCCGTTCGGCCTGGACCCGACCCTGACGTACGTCACCCAGTCCGGGCTGTCCTCCCACGCCACCCTGCGCACCGGCAGCTGGCCGGCCACGCGCGGCACGGTGTCGATGACCACCGGGGAGGTCGAGGCCGCCGTCACCGAGGAGACCGCGAAGGCGCTGCGCATCAAGACCGGTGCGACGATCGCCGTCCCCACCCGGGGCGACGACACCCTGACCGTACGGATCACCGGCATCGTCGCCCCGAAGAACCCGGCGGGCTCCTACTGGTCGGCCGAGCCGCTGCTGCGGACGCCCTCGCTGGTGGCCAAGCCCACCAAGGACACGCCCCGCTACTACTGGATCGCCGCGCTGCTGCTGCCGCCGGACGCCGCGCCCGCCCTGCTCTCCACCCCGGGCCAGCCCGAGCTGTACTGGCGGATCGCGCCGGACGTCTCGCACCTCACCGCGCTGGACGTGCCGCGACTGCGGACCTCGGTGGCCTCGCTGGAGGGCGGCCCGGGGCTGCTGGCCATGCGCGACGTGGCCGGTGCCACGGTGAACACGACGACGGACCTGGACGAGATCCTGACCGGGTACGACGGGATGCGGACCGCGATCCAGCCGGTCGTCACCGTCGCCGCCGTCGGCATCGGCGCGGTCGCCGCCGTCGTCCTGCTGATGACGGGCGGGCTCCTGGCCGGCCGCAGGCACGCCGAACTCGCCCTGCTGCGGGCCCGGGGCGGCTCCCTGCGGGGCATCGGCGGCCGGCTCCTCGCCGAGACCGCGGTCACCGCGGTGCCCGCCGGGGCGCTGGGCCTGCTGCTCGCCGTGCTCGCCGTGGGCGAGGCCCGGCTGTGGCCCGCGGCGGTCGGCGCCGGAGCGGTCGTCGCGCTGGTCTGCGCCGCGCTCCCGCTGCGCGCCGCCCTCCAGCACCGCACCCCGCAGACCCACATCGGCCGGGACGACCTGGCGACGGCCCGCCCGTCCCGGCGGCGCACTGTCGCCGAACTCACCCTCCTCGTCCTGGCCGTGGGCGCGGTCTTCGCCCTGCGCCGACGCGGCACGGACGCGGAGGGCGGCACCGACCTGCTGGTCAGCGCCGCGCCGGTGCTCGTCGGGCTGATCGCGGCGGTGGTGCTGGTCCGGCTCTACCCGCTGCCGCTGCGCCTGGCGCTGCGCTCGGTGTCCCGGCTGCGCGGCGCGATCGGCTTCCTGTCGCTCGCCCGGGCCGGCCGCACCTCGGCCTCCGGCACCCTGCCGCTGCTGGCGCTGCTGGTCGCGCTGACCACGGCCGCGTTCGGCGGTTCGGTCCTCGCGGGGGTCGCGGACGCCCGCGACGACGCCGCCGTCCTGGCCACCGGCGCGGACGCCCGGGTCACCGGCGCGGCCGACTCCGTACCGCTGTCGGCCGGTCTGGTCCGCGCGATGGAGCAGGCCGAAGGGGTACGCGGATCGGCCCGGGTCCAGGTCGAGTTCGGGGTGGCCCTGCCGGCCGCGGACAACGGCACGCAGGACGCCAGGGGCGCGACCCTGATCGGCGTCGACCCCGCCACGTACGCCGCGCTGGCCCGCTCCACCGGGCTCGGCCCGTTCTCCGCCGACGGGCTGCGGGCGAAGGGCGCGGCGGTCCGCGAGGGGACGCGGCCGGACGAGGACCGGGTCGTACCGGCCCTGGTCTCGCCGTCCGTCGCGGAACGCCTGGGCGACCGGCCGCTCGGCCTGCGCGCACTGGCCGGGAACTTCAAGGTGAAGGCCGTCGCCACGGTCACGCGGACGCCCGCCGTGGACGGCAGCTCCTTCATCGTCGTGGACGCCGCCGCGTTCACCCACCGGCAGACCACGGCGCTGCTGCTGACCGGGGACGGCCTGGACGCGAAGGAACTGCGCGCGGCGGCCCGGCACTCGGGCGAGAAGGCCGCCGTACAGCTGCGCTCCGAGGAGCGGGCCACCTACGTCGACACCCCGATGCAGTCCGGGGCGGAGCGGATCTATCTGGCGGCGATCATCGCCGGAGCCGGATACGCCCTGCTCGCCGTCCTGCTCTCACTGCTCCAGACCGCGCCCGAGCGCACCACGCTGCTGGCCCGGCTGCGCACCATGGGCCTCACCTCCCGGCAGGGCGGGCGGCTCCTGGGCTTCGAGGCCCTGCCGCAGGCGCTGCTCGCGGCGGGCGGCGGGCTCCTGGTCGGCTGGGCGACCATCGCTCTGCTGGCCCCGGGCATCGACCTCGTACGCCTGGCACTCTCGTCCGGCCCCGGTACCGGCCCGCTGGCCACCGCACCGCTGCGCACCGATCCCTGGTCGCTGGTCCTCCCGGCGCTCGGCGTCATCGTGCTGACCGGGGCCGTGGCCGGTGTGCAGGCGTGGTGGGCCGGCCGCCGCGGATCGATCACCGAACTCAGGGCAGGAGACTCCCGATGA
- a CDS encoding ABC transporter ATP-binding protein — translation MTTPSTDSTLAELEQRATARRDRPSYGHDALIACDRLVRIFTTDGVEVQALQGLDLLVEEGELLALVGASGSGKSTLMNILAGLDEPTAGAAKVAGCDLLSMGPKERLRYRRDVVGFVWQQTGRNLLPYLTAIQNVTLPMQLRGRGRSRERAARAEALLKMLEVEDCRDRRPQQMSGGQQQRVAIAVSLANSPSVLLADEPTGELDSATGEQVFAAFRRANEELGTTIVIVTHDQAVASEVRRTVAIRDGRTSFEVLRRTEVDAATGQESQVAREYAMLDRAGRLQLPADYTEALGMEHRVMLELEQDHIGVWPDGPKGG, via the coding sequence ATGACGACGCCGTCGACCGATTCCACGCTGGCGGAGCTCGAACAGCGGGCCACCGCCCGGCGCGACCGGCCCTCCTACGGCCATGACGCGCTGATCGCCTGCGACCGGCTGGTGCGCATCTTCACCACGGACGGGGTGGAGGTGCAGGCCCTCCAGGGCCTCGATCTGCTGGTGGAGGAGGGTGAGTTGCTGGCGCTGGTCGGCGCGTCCGGCAGCGGCAAGTCGACGCTGATGAACATCCTGGCGGGCCTGGACGAGCCGACGGCCGGGGCGGCGAAGGTGGCGGGCTGCGACCTGCTGTCCATGGGGCCGAAGGAACGCCTCCGCTACCGCCGGGACGTGGTCGGCTTCGTCTGGCAGCAGACCGGCCGCAACCTGCTGCCGTATCTCACCGCGATCCAGAACGTCACCCTGCCCATGCAGCTGCGCGGCCGGGGCCGGAGCCGCGAACGGGCCGCGCGCGCCGAGGCGTTGCTGAAGATGCTGGAGGTCGAGGACTGCCGCGACCGGCGTCCGCAGCAGATGTCGGGCGGCCAGCAGCAGCGGGTGGCCATCGCCGTCTCGCTCGCCAACTCCCCCTCGGTGCTGCTCGCCGACGAGCCGACCGGCGAACTCGACTCGGCCACCGGCGAGCAGGTCTTCGCCGCGTTCCGCCGCGCCAACGAGGAGCTGGGGACGACGATCGTGATCGTCACCCACGACCAGGCGGTCGCCAGTGAGGTGCGGCGTACGGTCGCGATCCGCGACGGCCGCACGTCCTTCGAGGTGCTGCGCCGCACCGAGGTCGACGCGGCGACCGGCCAGGAGTCCCAGGTCGCCCGCGAGTACGCGATGCTCGACCGCGCCGGGCGGCTGCAACTCCCCGCCGACTACACCGAGGCGCTGGGCATGGAGCACCGGGTGATGCTGGAGCTGGAGCAGGACCACATCGGGGTGTGGCCGGACGGCCCGAAGGGCGGGTGA
- a CDS encoding DUF2804 domain-containing protein, which produces MTTFEREITAPADLCLPDGRLDPAAVGWSRTPLHRANLRGWGRTKRWEYWCVTTPTHLVALTVSDLDFLALNSVYLLEYAPGGLEFERTAILPAGLGARLPDTVAGSPGAPDVVTGPARPTGGRVRVEIRDEPGGTRLRARCLTPERVPVEVDLLVARPASHESLSVVVPWDSRRFQYTSKQTALPASGRVRVGGEFLEFDGDDTWAVLDHGRGRWPRTVRWNWGAASGRTDGHTLGVQLGGQWTLGTGSTENALCVDGRLSKIGEELDWRWSTAEPLRPWTVRTPLTGQVDLTFTPFHNRRVRTEAGVLANRTDQLFGHYDGTVRADDGTRIAVERLLGWAEDVRMRW; this is translated from the coding sequence ATGACGACGTTCGAACGCGAGATCACCGCGCCGGCCGACCTGTGCCTGCCCGACGGCCGCCTCGACCCGGCGGCGGTCGGCTGGTCGCGGACCCCGCTGCACCGCGCCAACCTGCGCGGCTGGGGCCGGACGAAGCGCTGGGAGTACTGGTGCGTGACGACGCCCACCCACCTGGTCGCGCTGACCGTCAGCGATCTGGACTTCCTCGCCCTGAACAGCGTCTACCTGCTGGAGTACGCGCCCGGCGGCCTTGAGTTCGAACGTACGGCGATCCTCCCCGCCGGTCTCGGCGCCCGCCTGCCCGACACGGTGGCCGGCTCCCCCGGCGCCCCCGACGTGGTGACGGGCCCGGCGCGCCCGACGGGCGGCAGGGTGCGCGTGGAGATCCGCGACGAGCCCGGCGGCACCCGGCTGCGGGCCCGCTGTCTGACCCCGGAGCGGGTGCCGGTGGAGGTGGACCTCCTGGTCGCCCGGCCGGCGAGCCACGAATCACTCTCCGTGGTCGTGCCGTGGGACAGCCGCCGCTTCCAGTACACCTCCAAGCAGACCGCGCTGCCCGCGTCCGGCCGGGTCAGGGTGGGCGGCGAGTTCCTGGAATTCGACGGGGACGACACCTGGGCCGTCCTGGACCACGGCCGGGGCCGCTGGCCGCGTACGGTGCGCTGGAACTGGGGCGCCGCGTCCGGCCGCACCGACGGGCACACCCTGGGCGTCCAGCTCGGCGGGCAGTGGACGCTGGGCACCGGGTCCACGGAGAACGCGCTCTGCGTGGACGGGCGGCTCAGCAAGATCGGCGAGGAGCTGGACTGGCGCTGGTCCACCGCGGAACCGCTGCGTCCGTGGACGGTCCGCACCCCGCTGACCGGGCAGGTCGACCTGACGTTCACCCCGTTCCACAACCGCCGCGTCCGCACCGAGGCGGGGGTGCTGGCCAATCGCACGGACCAGCTGTTCGGCCACTACGACGGCACGGTGCGCGCGGACGACGGGACGCGGATCGCGGTGGAGCGGCTGCTGGGGTGGGCGGAGGACGTCCGGATGCGGTGGTGA
- a CDS encoding acyl-CoA thioesterase, which yields MARHIYSCPLRWSDMDAFGHVNNVVFLRYLEEARIDFMFRLAPGDGSPSFAGGSVVARHEIDYVRPLVHRHRPVTVESWVTKIGAASLTIAYEIKDPDQVYVRASTVVVPYDLAAERPRRISPEEKRFLQEYLVEEPAAV from the coding sequence TTGGCTCGTCACATCTACAGCTGCCCGCTGCGCTGGTCGGACATGGACGCCTTCGGCCACGTCAACAACGTGGTCTTCCTCCGCTATCTGGAGGAGGCGCGGATCGACTTCATGTTCCGGCTGGCGCCGGGGGACGGCTCGCCGTCCTTCGCGGGCGGCTCCGTCGTGGCGCGGCACGAGATCGACTACGTGCGGCCCCTGGTCCACCGGCACCGTCCGGTGACCGTCGAGTCATGGGTCACGAAGATAGGCGCCGCGTCCCTGACGATCGCCTACGAGATCAAGGACCCGGACCAGGTCTACGTACGCGCCTCGACCGTCGTCGTGCCGTACGACCTGGCCGCCGAGCGCCCCCGGCGCATCTCCCCGGAGGAGAAGCGGTTCCTCCAGGAGTACCTGGTCGAGGAGCCCGCCGCGGTATGA
- the ettA gene encoding energy-dependent translational throttle protein EttA encodes MAEYIYTMRKTRKAHGDKVILDDVTLSFLPGAKIGVVGPNGAGKSTVLKIMAGLEQPSNGDAFLSPGFSVGILMQEPHLDEAKTVLENVQDGAAEIMGKLKRFNEVAELMATDYSDALMDEMGKLQEDLDHANAWDLDAQLEQAMDALGCPPGDWPVVNLSGGEKRRVALCKLLIEAPDLLLLDEPTNHLDAESVNWLEQHLSKYAGAVVAVTHDRYFLNNVAEWILELDRGRAIPYEGNYSTYLEKKATRLKVEGRKDEKRQKRLKEELEWVRSNAKGRQTKSKARLARYEEMAAEADKMRKLDFEEIQIPPGPRLGSIVVEVENLSKAFGDKVLVEDLSFTLPRNGIVGIIGPNGAGKTTLFKMIQGLETPDSGSIKVGDTVKISYVDQSRANIDPKKTLWAVVSDELDYINVGQVEMPSRAYVSAFGFKGPDQQKPAGVLSGGERNRLNLALTLKEGGNLLLLDEPTNDLDVETLSSLENALLEFPGAAVVISHDRWFLDRVATHILAYEGDSKWYWFEGNFESYEKNKIDRLGPDAARPHRATYKKLTRG; translated from the coding sequence GGCGACAAGGTCATCCTTGACGACGTGACGCTGAGCTTCCTGCCCGGCGCGAAGATCGGTGTGGTGGGTCCCAACGGTGCCGGTAAGTCCACGGTGCTGAAGATCATGGCGGGCCTGGAGCAGCCGTCCAACGGTGACGCGTTCCTGTCGCCCGGGTTCAGCGTCGGCATCCTCATGCAGGAGCCCCACCTCGACGAGGCCAAGACGGTTCTGGAGAACGTCCAGGACGGTGCCGCCGAGATCATGGGCAAGCTCAAGCGCTTCAACGAGGTCGCCGAGCTCATGGCGACCGACTACTCCGACGCGCTCATGGACGAGATGGGCAAGCTCCAGGAGGACCTGGACCACGCCAACGCGTGGGACCTGGACGCCCAGCTGGAGCAGGCCATGGACGCCCTGGGCTGCCCGCCCGGCGACTGGCCCGTCGTCAACCTCTCCGGCGGCGAGAAGCGCCGCGTCGCGCTCTGCAAGCTGCTCATCGAGGCGCCCGACCTGCTGCTCCTCGACGAGCCCACCAACCACCTCGACGCCGAGTCGGTGAACTGGCTGGAGCAGCACCTCTCCAAGTACGCGGGCGCCGTGGTCGCCGTCACCCACGACCGCTACTTCCTCAACAACGTCGCCGAGTGGATCCTCGAACTCGACCGCGGCCGGGCCATCCCCTACGAGGGCAACTACTCCACGTACCTGGAGAAGAAGGCCACCCGCCTCAAGGTCGAGGGCCGCAAGGACGAGAAGCGCCAGAAGCGGCTCAAGGAAGAGCTGGAGTGGGTGCGGTCCAACGCCAAGGGGCGCCAGACCAAGTCCAAGGCCCGTCTCGCCCGGTACGAGGAGATGGCCGCCGAGGCGGACAAGATGCGGAAGCTGGACTTCGAGGAGATCCAGATCCCGCCGGGGCCGCGCCTCGGTTCCATCGTGGTCGAGGTCGAGAACCTGTCGAAGGCGTTCGGCGACAAGGTCCTCGTCGAGGACCTGTCGTTCACGCTGCCGCGCAACGGCATCGTCGGCATCATCGGCCCGAACGGCGCCGGCAAGACCACGCTGTTCAAGATGATCCAGGGCCTGGAGACGCCGGACAGCGGCTCCATCAAGGTCGGCGACACGGTCAAGATCAGCTACGTCGACCAGTCCCGCGCCAACATCGACCCGAAGAAGACCCTCTGGGCCGTCGTCTCGGACGAGCTGGACTACATCAACGTCGGCCAGGTCGAGATGCCCTCGCGGGCGTACGTCTCCGCGTTCGGCTTCAAGGGCCCGGACCAGCAGAAGCCGGCCGGGGTCCTCTCCGGTGGTGAGCGCAACCGCCTCAACCTGGCGCTGACGCTCAAGGAGGGCGGCAACCTGCTGCTCCTCGACGAGCCCACCAACGACCTCGACGTCGAGACCCTGTCCTCCCTGGAGAACGCCCTCCTGGAGTTCCCCGGTGCGGCCGTGGTCATCTCCCACGACCGCTGGTTCCTGGACCGCGTCGCCACGCACATCCTGGCGTACGAGGGCGACTCCAAGTGGTACTGGTTCGAGGGCAACTTCGAGTCGTACGAGAAGAACAAGATCGACCGCCTCGGTCCGGACGCGGCCCGTCCGCACCGCGCCACGTACAAGAAGCTCACGCGAGGCTGA